The segment CCTGCTGCCCGCGATCAACGAAGTCCCCGCGGACTTCTCCGCCACCCTGCTCTGGCAGTTCCGCACCGCGGCCCTGGCCATCCAGCTCACCCTCTGGCTGTCCTTCGGCCTGCTCTTCGGCCACCTCGCCGAACGCCTGCTGCTCCCCAAGCCCGTCCGGACGCCCGCCACGGCCGTTACCGCCGCCAACTAGCAACCTCCCAGGGCCGGTTCGCGCCCCGCGCGGGGTACGGACCGGCCCTGGGGCGTGCGGTCAGTCGGTCCGCTGGTCCTGCAGCTGCGCGCGCAGGGTGCGGGCGGCGGTGACCAGGCTGCCGATCGAGGCCCGGGTCTGCGGCCCGCCCGTTGTCCGTGCCGGCCCGCCCTCGAGGTCACCGGCTACCGGGCGCGAACGGGTCGCACCCGGGCACGGGCAGGACTTCGGACTCGCGGGCGCACCCGGGGAGTTGACGCCTCCCGGGCACCTACTGGCCGTCGCTTCCCAGGCGCGTCCGGACCCAGTGCGTATGACGGCGGTCGTTCCCGCTCACCGCTGCGGGGCAGTCCCGGACCGGCCACCAAAGGCGTCACCGGGTTCCCTCTTACGACGCCCCGCCTGGTGGACGGGGCGGGCGGGAGTCGGTCAGTCGTCGGTGCGGCGCAGCAGGTAGCTGTCCATGATCCAGCCCTTGCGCTCGCGCGCTTCCCGCCTCAACTCGGCGATCTCGTCGGCGAGTTCGGCCAGCGGTCCGGAGACCAGGATCTCGTCCCCGGTGCCCAGGTAGGCGCCGTAGTGGATGTGCACGCCCGCGGGGTCGATCTCGGCGAACGCGCCCTGCCCGTCCAGCATCACCACCGCGTCCTCCGAGCCCGGTCCGAAGCCCTCGGCGGCCAGCCGCCGCCCGGTGGTGATCCGCACCGGACGCGCGGTGCGGGTCAGCGTGGTGCGGTGCCGGGCCGCCAGCACCGAGACGCTGCTGATGCCGGGGACGACCGTGTACCCGAACTCCGTCCGGCCGCGCGCCAGGATCCGGTCCAGCACGGCGGTCACGCTGTCGTACAGCGCCGGGTCGCCCCACACCAGCAGCGCGCCCGTCCCGCCGTCCGGCACCTGCTCGGCCACCGCCCGCTCCACCAGGTCGGCCCGCCGCTCCCGCCACTCCTCCACCGCCTCCGCGTACGCGGCCGCGCCGCGGTCCCGGGCCGGGTCGACCAGCTCGACCACCCGGTGCCCGGGGCGGCCGTGCTCGGCGATCATGTCCCGCCGCAGCCGCATCAGGTCCTGCCGCTCGGCGGGCTTGTCCAGCAGCAGGAACACGTCGGCGCGGCCGAACGCCTTGACCGCCTCCAGGGTGAGGTGGTTGGGGTCGCCCGCGCCGATGCCGATGACGAGAAGAGTGCGCATACCCGCGATTGTCCCCCCTGCCGACCCCGCCCCGCCGTCAGGGGGCGGGACCGTGGCGGCGGATCGGCCGAGCAACTCCGCCTCGACCATCCGGGACGGCAGCGCCGGCGCGGCGCACAGCGGCTCCTTGTACTCGTCGTACACGGCGCGGGCGATCGCCTCGACGGTGTGCGGGCCGATCAGGTCGGCCGGAACCCCTGTACCCGGCGGCCCGAACCGCCTGCTCCAACGCCTCTACGCCGCCCACGTCCCCGACACCGGCTCCGCCGCCGGTTCCGCCGCCGGTCCCGGGTAGGGCCCGGGCGGCCCTCAGGAGTCGAAGACGCCGTCGGGACCGGCGCCCGCGATCGCGGCGAGCTCCTGGAAGTCCATGTTCCCGAGCACCAGGTTCACGTGCACTCCCGGCACGGCGGCCGGAGCGACACGGAACTCGCGGACCGGCGGCGGAGAGTCGGCCAACTCCCGGTAGTACACCGGGTCGAGATCCCCGTCCTCCTCCTCGTCGGCGAGGTCGAGGGCGAGCAGGGCGTGCCGGACGGAGCCCATGGCGGTGCCGTCGGCGACGAAGACCACGTCGAGGTACTCGTCCCGCGCCGCCGGGGCGACCACCGCCCCGGCCGTCGCCCCGGCCCACGCCGGGTCGTCGACCAGGTGGACCTCGTCCCGGGCGTCCCCGCCCTCCCCTCGCGCCGGCGAAAGCTCCGCCACCAGGCCCCGCCGGGACCGGGGTCAGTGCTTGAGCGAGTCCGCGCCGCGGTAGCCGGACGGGACGCCCTCGATGAGGACGATGTCGGCGACCATGTGCCGGGTGCGCAGCGGCAGGATCTCCCGGTAGGCGGGCGAGTCCCACCAGGCGCGGGCCCGCGCGTAGTCGGGGAACTCGATGACGATCGTGCCGCTCTGGCCCCAACTGCCCTCCACGGTCTCGGACTTGCCGCCGTGGACGATGAACCGTCCGCCGAAGGGGTCCAGGGTGGCGTCGATGCGCTCGAGGTACTCGACGATGTCGGGGCCGAACTCCACCGAGTGGACCTGGGCCAGTGCGTAGGCGGTCATCTGCTGCTCCCGTGGAGTGTCGTGGGGTGTTCCGGTTGACGTCTCCGACGGTAGGCGGCGAGGGCGGGCGGGCGAATCAGTCACGTATCGGCAGACCCGCGCGCCCGCACCGGTCGCACCGGCGTCCCCGCTCGCTCGCGTCCGCGTCCGCCCCTGTTGATCATCTGTTGATCGGCGGCTGGCAGAGTGGGGTCCGGACCGGAACCCGTCCGGTGACCCCCGTCAGCAAACGTCAGAAAGCCGCTGCTCCACGATGCTCCGACACCTCAAGCCGAAACCGGCGCTCGCCGTCCTGCTCGCCCTGGCGGTGGCCGCCGCCCTGGCCGTCTGGCACCCGTGGCGGCGCCCGGCCGCACCGGCGGCTTCCGCGCCGATGGCGTTCACCACGGCGGGCGGCGGCACGGAGCCGGCCGGTACCGGGGGAAGGCGTACCGGTACAAGGTGCGGGCGGAGGACGGGCTGGCCGAGCGGCCCGAGCAGTTCGCGGCCGAGGTGGACGCGGTGCTCGCCGACGTCCGCCGCGGCTGGTCCGCCGACGGCACCCGCACCTTCCAGCGGGTCTCCGCGGACCCGGTCGACTTCACCGTCTACCTGGCCACGCCCGCCTCCACCGACCGGATCTGCGGCCAGTACGGCCTGGACACCGGCGGCGAGGTCAACTGCGGCGCGGGCCACCAGGTCGTGATCAACGTCAAGCGGTGGACCGACCTCACCGAGTCCTACCGCGGCCGCCCCCAGGAGTACCACGCGCTGGCGGTCAACCACGAGGTCGGCCACGTCCTCGGCTTCGGCCACGTCGACTGCCCCGGCCCCGGCCTGCCCGCCCCCGTGATGCAGCAGCAGATCTTCGGCCTGCACGGCTGCCTGCCCAACGCCTGGCCCTTCTCCGACACCGGCACCCTCCTCACCGGCCCGCCCGTCCCCACGCCCCCGCCGACGCAGCAGCCCTGACCCGGCCCGGCAGGCGCGCTGACGCCCCGTCGGGGCGGGGGCGTCGTACGCTCGAGTCCGGAAAAAGCAGCGGGGGGACACCGAGACCGGAGGACGCCCGTGGACGCGACGACCCTGTACGCCGAGTTGGACCGCCGCAGTGCGGACGTCGCCGAGCAGGTGACCGCCTGGCGCCGCCACCTGCACCAGCACCCCGAACTGTCCAACCGCGAACGGGCCACGGCCGCGCTGGTCGCCGAGCACCTGCGGGCGCTCGGCCTGGACGAGGTGCGCACCGGCATCGCCGGGCACGGCGTGGTCGGGGTGCTGCGCGGCGGGCGGCCCGGCGAGCGGGTGGTGGCACTGCGGGCCGACACCGACGCGCTGCCGGTGGCCGACCTGTGCGGCACCGGCTTCGCCTCCTCGGCCGTCGACCACGACTACCCCGGCGGCCCGTTCCCGGTCTCGCACGCCTGCGGCCACGACGGGCACACCGCGATGCTGCTCGGCGCCGCCACCGTCCTCGCCGGGGTGCGCGGACAACTGCCCGGCACCGTGCTGTTCGTGTTCCAGCCGGCCGAGGAGGGCCCGCCCGTCACCGAGACCGGCGGGGCCCGGCAGATGCTCGCCGAGGGCGCCCTCGCCGACCCCGCACCCACCATGGTCTTCGGCCTGCACCTCACCCCGCACCCCAAGGGCCACGTCGGCTACCGGGTCGGCAACCAGTACGCCGCGTCCTGCCTGGTCAAGATCACCGTGACCGGCCGCCAGGTGCACGGCTCCACCCCCTGGCAGGGCGTCGACCCGATGCCGCCCGCCGCCGCGATCGTCACCGGCATCGGCCAGCTCTACCGCCAGCTCGACGCCTACCACCCCGTCACCGTCACCATCGGCCACCTCGAGGACATCGGCCGCTTCAACATCATCGGCGAGCACGTCACCCTCTGGGGCACCGTCCGCTGCGCCGTCGAGACCGACATGCCCGACGTCCAGCAGCGCCTGACCCGCCTCGCCGAACACACCGCCGAGGCCCACGGCTGCACCGCCACCGTCGAGCACCTCCAGGACGTGCCCGCCGTCCACAACCGCCGGGAGTGGCTGGACGCCGCCCTGCCCACGCTGCGCCGGGTGGTCGGCGAGGACCGCGTCCTGGAGACCGGCGCGACCCTCGGCTACGACGACGTCTCCGAGTTCGTCAACGCCCACGGCGGCC is part of the Kitasatospora cineracea genome and harbors:
- the cobF gene encoding precorrin-6A synthase (deacetylating), with the translated sequence MRTLLVIGIGAGDPNHLTLEAVKAFGRADVFLLLDKPAERQDLMRLRRDMIAEHGRPGHRVVELVDPARDRGAAAYAEAVEEWRERRADLVERAVAEQVPDGGTGALLVWGDPALYDSVTAVLDRILARGRTEFGYTVVPGISSVSVLAARHRTTLTRTARPVRITTGRRLAAEGFGPGSEDAVVMLDGQGAFAEIDPAGVHIHYGAYLGTGDEILVSGPLAELADEIAELRREARERKGWIMDSYLLRRTDD
- a CDS encoding DUF6924 domain-containing protein — encoded protein: MAELSPARGEGGDARDEVHLVDDPAWAGATAGAVVAPAARDEYLDVVFVADGTAMGSVRHALLALDLADEEEDGDLDPVYYRELADSPPPVREFRVAPAAVPGVHVNLVLGNMDFQELAAIAGAGPDGVFDS
- a CDS encoding DUF1330 domain-containing protein — translated: MTAYALAQVHSVEFGPDIVEYLERIDATLDPFGGRFIVHGGKSETVEGSWGQSGTIVIEFPDYARARAWWDSPAYREILPLRTRHMVADIVLIEGVPSGYRGADSLKH
- a CDS encoding DUF3152 domain-containing protein, encoding MAAPGRTGGFRADGVHHGGRRHGAGRYRGKAYRYKVRAEDGLAERPEQFAAEVDAVLADVRRGWSADGTRTFQRVSADPVDFTVYLATPASTDRICGQYGLDTGGEVNCGAGHQVVINVKRWTDLTESYRGRPQEYHALAVNHEVGHVLGFGHVDCPGPGLPAPVMQQQIFGLHGCLPNAWPFSDTGTLLTGPPVPTPPPTQQP
- a CDS encoding M20 metallopeptidase family protein: MDATTLYAELDRRSADVAEQVTAWRRHLHQHPELSNRERATAALVAEHLRALGLDEVRTGIAGHGVVGVLRGGRPGERVVALRADTDALPVADLCGTGFASSAVDHDYPGGPFPVSHACGHDGHTAMLLGAATVLAGVRGQLPGTVLFVFQPAEEGPPVTETGGARQMLAEGALADPAPTMVFGLHLTPHPKGHVGYRVGNQYAASCLVKITVTGRQVHGSTPWQGVDPMPPAAAIVTGIGQLYRQLDAYHPVTVTIGHLEDIGRFNIIGEHVTLWGTVRCAVETDMPDVQQRLTRLAEHTAEAHGCTATVEHLQDVPAVHNRREWLDAALPTLRRVVGEDRVLETGATLGYDDVSEFVNAHGGLYLMLGAQDTELDPAGNPVPTPGGRGLVPNHNPHFYLDDDTLPTGVRLHAHLTVDHLTGRLLPAEPR